In a single window of the Xylanimonas protaetiae genome:
- a CDS encoding amino acid ABC transporter permease, whose product MTELLDLLRQYDVLGAFWLNIQLTFWGALLALVIGTVLAVMRISPLASLRWAGTVYVDIVRNTPLTVIMTFLVLAVWTQLGVSLSTNFTQNFFNFAVVGLGVYHAAFVCEAIRSGVNTVPVGQAEAARAIGLPFLATARMIVLPQAFRGSIAPLGNTLIALLKNSTVAAAASVANETAGTMKTMVEFRPDYLWPVFFTFAIGFVILVIPIGLATTWLSNKLAVKR is encoded by the coding sequence GTGACGGAGCTCCTCGACCTCCTGCGTCAGTACGACGTGCTGGGCGCGTTCTGGCTCAACATCCAGCTCACCTTCTGGGGTGCCCTGCTCGCGCTCGTGATCGGCACCGTGCTCGCCGTCATGCGGATCTCGCCGCTCGCCTCGCTGCGCTGGGCCGGCACCGTCTACGTCGACATCGTCCGCAACACGCCACTCACCGTCATCATGACGTTCCTCGTCCTGGCGGTGTGGACCCAGCTCGGCGTCTCGCTGTCGACCAACTTCACGCAGAACTTCTTCAACTTCGCCGTCGTGGGCCTCGGGGTCTACCACGCCGCGTTCGTGTGCGAGGCGATCCGCTCCGGCGTCAACACCGTGCCCGTCGGGCAGGCGGAGGCCGCGCGGGCCATCGGGCTGCCGTTCCTCGCGACCGCCCGGATGATCGTGCTGCCGCAGGCGTTCCGCGGGTCCATCGCCCCGCTCGGCAACACGCTCATCGCGCTCCTGAAGAACTCCACGGTGGCCGCCGCGGCCTCCGTCGCGAACGAGACGGCCGGCACGATGAAGACGATGGTGGAGTTCCGCCCCGACTACCTGTGGCCGGTCTTCTTCACCTTCGCGATCGGCTTCGTGATCCTCGTCATCCCCATCGGCCTCGCGACCACCTGGCTGTCGAACAAGCTGGCGGTGAAGCGATGA
- a CDS encoding glutamate ABC transporter substrate-binding protein, which yields MRKHLTGLLALAATAALTLSACSSGDVGGDGSTDAATGGTGTAEGTIKIGVKFDQPGLGFQDGDKHTGFDVDVATYVAGKLGYGPDQIEWVESPSAQREQMLQTGQVDMIFATYSITDARKEVVSFAGPYFVAGQDLLVAQDNTDITGPETLEGKNLCSVTGSTSAQKIKDQYPGVNLLERPGYAECVTALVAGQVDAVTTDDIILAGLAATDANKGKVKVVGNPFSTERYGVGLPKDSDQCEAINTAIGEMISDGTWQELLDKNTAGTGYTPNEDENPPTQDPCS from the coding sequence ATGCGCAAGCACCTCACGGGGCTCCTCGCCCTGGCGGCCACCGCCGCACTGACCCTGTCCGCCTGTTCGAGCGGCGACGTCGGAGGCGACGGCAGCACCGACGCCGCCACGGGTGGCACCGGAACCGCCGAGGGCACCATCAAGATCGGCGTGAAGTTCGACCAGCCCGGGCTCGGCTTCCAGGACGGCGACAAGCACACCGGCTTCGACGTCGACGTCGCCACGTACGTCGCCGGGAAGCTCGGGTACGGCCCCGACCAGATCGAGTGGGTCGAGTCGCCGTCCGCGCAGCGCGAGCAGATGCTCCAGACCGGCCAGGTCGACATGATCTTCGCGACCTACTCGATCACCGACGCCCGCAAGGAGGTCGTCAGCTTCGCCGGGCCGTACTTCGTCGCCGGGCAGGACCTCCTGGTCGCCCAGGACAACACCGACATCACCGGGCCCGAGACGCTCGAGGGCAAGAACCTGTGCTCCGTCACCGGCTCCACCTCGGCGCAGAAGATCAAGGACCAGTACCCCGGGGTCAACCTGCTCGAGCGGCCCGGCTACGCCGAGTGCGTGACGGCGCTCGTCGCCGGCCAGGTCGACGCCGTCACCACCGACGACATCATCCTCGCGGGCCTCGCTGCGACCGACGCGAACAAGGGCAAGGTCAAGGTCGTGGGCAACCCGTTCTCGACCGAGCGCTACGGCGTCGGCCTGCCCAAGGACTCCGACCAGTGCGAGGCCATCAACACGGCCATCGGCGAGATGATCTCCGACGGCACGTGGCAGGAGCTGCTCGACAAGAACACCGCGGGCACCGGGTACACGCCGAACGAGGACGAGAACCCGCCGACGCAGGACCCCTGCTCCTGA
- a CDS encoding amino acid ABC transporter ATP-binding protein — protein MVELTGVNKHFGDLHVLRDIDLTVRKGEVLVVVGPSGSGKSTLCRAINRLETIDSGTITVDGAPLPAEGKALARLRADVGMVFQSFNLFAHKTVLDNVTLGPRKVRGASGKDAEQEALTLLRRVGVEDQARKMPAQLSGGQQQRVAIARALAMHPKVMLFDEPTSALDPEMVQEVLDAMVALAKEGMTMIVVTHEMGFARKAADRVVFMADGQIVEEADPDTFFTAPTSSRAKDFLSKILVH, from the coding sequence CTGGTCGAGCTGACGGGCGTCAACAAGCACTTCGGCGACCTGCACGTGCTGCGCGACATCGACCTGACGGTGCGCAAGGGCGAGGTGCTCGTCGTCGTCGGGCCGTCCGGCTCGGGAAAGTCGACCCTGTGCCGGGCGATCAACCGGCTGGAGACGATCGACTCCGGCACCATCACGGTCGACGGCGCCCCGCTCCCGGCCGAGGGCAAGGCGCTCGCCCGGCTGCGCGCCGACGTCGGGATGGTCTTCCAGTCGTTCAACCTGTTCGCGCACAAGACCGTGCTCGACAACGTGACGCTCGGGCCCCGCAAGGTGCGCGGGGCGTCCGGCAAGGACGCCGAGCAGGAGGCGCTCACGCTGCTGCGCCGTGTCGGCGTCGAAGACCAGGCGCGCAAGATGCCGGCGCAGCTCTCCGGCGGCCAGCAGCAGCGCGTCGCCATCGCCCGGGCGCTCGCCATGCACCCGAAGGTCATGCTCTTCGACGAGCCGACCTCCGCCCTGGACCCCGAGATGGTCCAGGAGGTGCTCGACGCCATGGTCGCCCTCGCCAAGGAGGGCATGACGATGATCGTCGTCACGCACGAGATGGGGTTCGCCCGCAAGGCCGCCGACCGGGTCGTCTTCATGGCCGACGGGCAGATCGTCGAGGAGGCGGACCCCGACACCTTCTTCACCGCGCCGACGTCGTCGCGGGCGAAGGACTTCCTCTCGAAGATCCTCGTCCACTGA
- the miaB gene encoding tRNA (N6-isopentenyl adenosine(37)-C2)-methylthiotransferase MiaB — protein sequence MSTTTVPTTGVPAPEQRTYLVRTLGCQMNVHDSEHMAGMLEQAGYVRASQEDDAANTADVVVINTCAVRENAATRLYGNLGHLASIKAARPGMQIAVGGCLAQKDRGEIVAKAPYVDVVFGTHNLDALPVLLERARHNERAEVEIAESLQVFPSTLPTRRESVYAGWVSISVGCNNTCTFCIVPHLRGKERDRRPGEILAEVQALVDAGAVEVTLLGQNVNSYGVEFGDRGAFAKLLRACGQIAGLERVRFTSPHPAAFTDDVIDAMAETPNVMPSLHMPLQSGSDRVLRAMRRSYRSERFLGILDRVRAVMPDAAITTDIIVGFPGETEEDFAETMRVVEASRFTSAFTFQYSPRPGTPAATMEGQLPKEVVQERFERLLALQERVSAEEAARQVGRTLELLVIEGKGKKDGATHRLSGRAPDNRLVHFALPADVAAGSPSGEPTTLDDARLRPVAELDARLPRPGDLVTVEVTHAAPHHLLADSGVSGGAYAVRRTRSGDAWAERERTRLGGGEDSHGHGTPAPAGPVVLGMPTLRA from the coding sequence ATGTCCACGACCACCGTTCCCACCACCGGCGTGCCCGCACCCGAGCAGCGCACCTACCTCGTGCGCACCCTCGGCTGCCAGATGAACGTCCACGACTCCGAGCACATGGCCGGCATGCTCGAGCAGGCCGGCTACGTCCGTGCGTCCCAGGAGGACGACGCCGCGAACACCGCGGACGTCGTCGTCATCAACACGTGCGCGGTGCGGGAGAACGCGGCGACGCGCCTCTACGGCAACCTCGGGCACCTGGCGTCCATCAAGGCCGCGCGGCCCGGGATGCAGATCGCCGTCGGCGGCTGCCTCGCGCAGAAGGACCGCGGCGAGATCGTCGCCAAGGCGCCCTACGTCGACGTCGTCTTCGGCACGCACAACCTCGACGCGCTACCCGTGCTGCTGGAGCGGGCCCGCCACAACGAGCGGGCCGAGGTCGAGATCGCGGAGTCCCTCCAGGTCTTCCCGTCCACGCTGCCCACGCGCCGCGAGAGCGTCTACGCGGGCTGGGTGTCCATCTCGGTGGGCTGCAACAACACGTGCACGTTCTGCATCGTGCCGCACCTGCGCGGCAAGGAGCGCGACCGCCGCCCGGGCGAGATCCTCGCCGAGGTGCAGGCGCTGGTCGACGCCGGCGCCGTCGAGGTCACGCTGCTGGGGCAGAACGTCAACAGCTACGGGGTCGAGTTCGGCGACCGCGGCGCGTTCGCCAAGCTGCTGCGCGCGTGCGGGCAGATCGCGGGCCTGGAGCGCGTGCGCTTCACGTCGCCCCACCCGGCCGCCTTCACCGACGACGTCATCGACGCCATGGCCGAGACGCCCAACGTCATGCCGTCGCTGCACATGCCGCTGCAGTCCGGCTCGGACCGCGTGCTGCGCGCGATGCGCCGCTCCTACCGCTCCGAGAGGTTCCTCGGGATCCTCGACCGCGTGCGCGCCGTCATGCCGGACGCCGCCATCACCACCGACATCATCGTCGGCTTCCCGGGCGAGACCGAGGAGGACTTCGCCGAGACGATGCGCGTCGTCGAGGCCTCGCGCTTCACGTCGGCGTTCACGTTCCAGTACTCGCCGCGCCCCGGCACGCCCGCCGCGACCATGGAGGGCCAGCTGCCCAAGGAGGTCGTCCAGGAGCGGTTCGAGCGCCTGCTCGCCCTCCAGGAGCGGGTCAGCGCCGAGGAGGCCGCCAGGCAGGTGGGCCGCACGCTCGAGCTCCTCGTCATCGAGGGCAAGGGCAAGAAGGACGGCGCCACCCACCGCCTGTCCGGCCGCGCCCCCGACAACCGCCTCGTGCACTTCGCGCTGCCCGCGGACGTCGCCGCCGGCAGCCCGTCCGGGGAGCCGACGACGCTCGATGACGCCCGCCTGCGCCCCGTGGCCGAGCTCGACGCGCGCCTGCCGCGCCCCGGTGACCTCGTCACCGTCGAGGTCACGCACGCCGCGCCGCACCACCTGCTCGCCGACTCCGGCGTCTCGGGCGGCGCCTACGCCGTCCGGCGCACGCGCTCGGGCGACGCGTGGGCGGAGCGGGAGCGCACCCGCCTGGGCGGCGGCGAGGACAGCCACGGGCACGGCACGCCCGCCCCGGCGGGGCCGGTCGTCCTGGGTATGCCCACGCTGCGCGCCTGA
- a CDS encoding YbjN domain-containing protein, with product MSRPSWPGRALDLAARGLVLRPRLRRRAGLPAVVAAPPAPAPLTTQRIGDDLTRRGYRFRLDDDGDVTGTWDGNRFWFLLLGDHEEILQVRGRWAGNVPPQTRLAVLQAVNDWNRERIWPKVYARDEDDGPGLYAEVSVDFEHGATDEQLAATVSCGLVTASQFFGSLAALSPDEAA from the coding sequence GTGAGCCGCCCGTCCTGGCCGGGCAGGGCGCTCGACCTGGCGGCGCGTGGGCTCGTGCTGCGCCCGCGCCTGCGCCGCCGCGCCGGGCTCCCGGCGGTCGTCGCCGCCCCGCCGGCCCCCGCTCCCCTGACCACGCAGCGCATCGGCGACGACCTGACGCGCCGGGGCTACCGCTTCCGTCTCGACGACGACGGCGACGTCACGGGCACGTGGGACGGCAACCGGTTCTGGTTCCTGCTGCTGGGCGACCACGAGGAGATCCTCCAGGTGCGCGGCCGGTGGGCCGGGAACGTGCCGCCGCAGACGCGGCTGGCCGTGCTCCAGGCCGTCAACGACTGGAACCGCGAGCGCATCTGGCCCAAGGTCTACGCGCGTGACGAGGACGACGGCCCGGGCCTGTACGCCGAGGTGTCGGTCGACTTCGAGCACGGGGCCACCGACGAGCAGCTCGCGGCGACGGTGTCGTGCGGGCTGGTCACGGCGTCACAGTTCTTCGGCTCGCTCGCGGCGCTGAGCCCTGACGAGGCGGCCTGA
- a CDS encoding YbjN domain-containing protein, whose translation MPLSRDRIVAWLERSGFAYFVDNDGDVGGLWHGRLFSFLVLGDHDEVLQVRAQWHREATIERLEELLETCNAWNADHIWPKAYTRVRDDGSVVVCADTPVDIEPGATDDQLDQLLQCGLTTATLFFDSLDEEYPDPLRAAP comes from the coding sequence GTGCCCCTGTCCCGGGACCGCATCGTCGCGTGGCTGGAGCGGTCCGGGTTCGCCTACTTCGTCGACAACGACGGCGACGTCGGCGGGCTGTGGCACGGGCGCCTGTTCTCGTTCCTCGTGCTGGGCGACCACGACGAGGTGCTCCAGGTGCGCGCCCAGTGGCACCGCGAGGCCACGATCGAGCGGCTCGAGGAGCTGCTGGAGACCTGCAACGCGTGGAACGCCGACCACATCTGGCCGAAGGCGTACACGCGCGTGCGCGACGACGGCAGCGTCGTCGTCTGCGCCGACACGCCCGTGGACATCGAGCCCGGCGCCACCGACGACCAGCTCGACCAGCTGCTCCAGTGCGGCCTGACCACGGCGACGCTGTTCTTCGACAGCCTCGACGAGGAGTACCCCGACCCGCTGCGGGCGGCCCCGTGA
- a CDS encoding VTT domain-containing protein → MLEALTTFGVSILSAVLPFVNLEVYLGLLATRLDGEVAAVVTCAVVTGVGSAIGKLVWYLLAARSMDTPWVRKKLSKESWQRRFDRWQAALDGKPWLAAAVLLAASVVGVPPLLVMALVAGALRVPMWVFLPTVTVGRAVRAWLILAGVGFALGW, encoded by the coding sequence GTGCTCGAGGCGCTGACGACCTTCGGGGTCTCGATCCTGTCGGCCGTGCTGCCGTTCGTGAACCTCGAGGTGTACCTGGGGCTGCTGGCCACCCGCCTCGACGGGGAGGTCGCCGCCGTCGTGACGTGCGCGGTGGTGACGGGCGTCGGCTCCGCCATCGGCAAGCTCGTCTGGTACCTCCTCGCGGCCCGTTCGATGGACACCCCGTGGGTGCGCAAGAAGCTCAGCAAGGAGTCGTGGCAGCGGCGGTTCGACCGCTGGCAGGCCGCTCTCGACGGCAAGCCGTGGCTCGCGGCCGCCGTGCTCCTCGCGGCGTCCGTGGTGGGCGTCCCACCGCTGCTCGTCATGGCGCTGGTCGCGGGCGCGCTGCGCGTGCCGATGTGGGTGTTCCTCCCCACGGTCACGGTCGGCCGCGCGGTGCGCGCGTGGCTGATCCTCGCCGGCGTGGGGTTCGCGCTGGGCTGGTGA
- a CDS encoding CDP-alcohol phosphatidyltransferase family protein: MHRGIHRGDIDADPSAERLWTSATVVTVVRTVVSLALCLAAARSQDLTLLVAGLAVYWVGDMLDGAVARWRGCETRIGAVVDVLSDRLNAVGFYVGLVWLRPETAVPVGVYLFEFLVVDAFLTLAFLAWSVRSPNYFYAVDRRIWLWNWSKPGKAVNSAAFAVLLLVTSSPWVGAVVAVALLVLKCVSLGWLLRIGLPIPAAPAVAAEPADATPAA, from the coding sequence GTGCACCGAGGCATCCATCGCGGCGACATCGACGCCGACCCGTCCGCGGAACGGCTCTGGACCTCCGCCACCGTCGTCACGGTGGTGCGGACGGTCGTCTCCCTGGCCCTGTGCCTGGCGGCCGCGCGGTCGCAGGACCTGACGCTGCTCGTCGCCGGGCTGGCCGTGTACTGGGTGGGCGACATGCTCGACGGTGCCGTCGCCCGGTGGCGCGGCTGCGAGACGCGGATCGGCGCGGTGGTCGACGTGCTGAGCGACCGGCTCAACGCCGTCGGCTTCTACGTGGGGCTCGTGTGGCTGCGGCCCGAGACAGCGGTGCCCGTCGGGGTGTACCTGTTCGAGTTCCTCGTGGTCGACGCGTTCCTCACGCTCGCGTTCCTCGCCTGGTCGGTGCGCTCGCCGAACTACTTCTACGCCGTCGACCGGCGCATCTGGCTGTGGAACTGGTCCAAGCCGGGCAAGGCCGTGAACTCGGCGGCGTTCGCGGTGCTGCTGCTCGTGACGTCGTCGCCGTGGGTGGGTGCTGTCGTCGCGGTCGCGCTCCTGGTGCTCAAGTGCGTGTCGCTGGGCTGGCTCCTGCGCATCGGGCTGCCGATCCCGGCCGCCCCGGCGGTCGCCGCGGAGCCGGCGGACGCGACGCCGGCGGCATGA
- the miaA gene encoding tRNA (adenosine(37)-N6)-dimethylallyltransferase MiaA — protein sequence MIVVAVVGPTATGKSDLALDLAQALGVPGAPAEIVNADAYQLYRGMDVGTAKVPATERRGVVHHQLDVLDPLEDASVARYQEAARADLDAIAARGARAVVVGGSGLYVRALLDHMDFPGTDPAVRADLEERAEREGRRALHAELERLDPQAAASIGPHNTRRIVRALEVIAITGQPFTANLPRQEYVRPAVQIGLDCDREALDARVGGRVERMWAEGLVDEVRGLASPEQGGTGAGLGTTAARAVGYAEVLPLLRGEASADAVRAEITAGTRRLARKQMGWFGRDPRVRWLDAAAPDLVGRALDVVSAADAGTLPEPGREPVRRSLGS from the coding sequence GTGATCGTCGTCGCCGTCGTGGGCCCCACCGCCACCGGGAAGTCGGACCTCGCGCTGGACCTCGCGCAGGCCCTCGGCGTGCCGGGCGCGCCCGCGGAGATCGTCAACGCGGACGCCTACCAGCTCTACCGGGGCATGGACGTCGGCACGGCGAAGGTCCCCGCGACCGAGCGCCGCGGCGTCGTCCACCACCAGCTCGACGTGCTCGACCCGCTCGAGGACGCCTCGGTCGCCCGGTACCAGGAGGCGGCCCGCGCGGACCTCGACGCGATCGCCGCGCGCGGCGCCCGCGCCGTCGTCGTCGGCGGGTCGGGGCTGTACGTGCGGGCGCTGCTGGACCACATGGACTTCCCCGGCACGGACCCGGCCGTGCGGGCCGACCTCGAGGAGCGGGCCGAGCGCGAGGGGCGGCGTGCCCTGCACGCCGAGCTCGAGCGCCTCGACCCGCAGGCCGCCGCGAGCATCGGCCCGCACAACACGCGCCGCATCGTGCGCGCGCTGGAGGTCATCGCCATCACGGGGCAGCCGTTCACGGCCAACCTGCCCCGGCAGGAGTACGTGCGCCCCGCGGTGCAGATCGGCCTGGACTGCGACCGCGAGGCGCTCGACGCCCGCGTCGGCGGGCGCGTCGAGCGCATGTGGGCCGAGGGGCTCGTCGACGAGGTCCGCGGCCTCGCGAGCCCAGAGCAGGGCGGCACGGGCGCCGGGCTCGGCACGACGGCCGCCCGCGCGGTCGGCTACGCCGAGGTGCTGCCGCTGCTGCGCGGCGAGGCGTCCGCCGACGCCGTCCGCGCCGAGATCACCGCCGGGACGCGCCGCCTGGCCCGCAAGCAGATGGGCTGGTTCGGGCGCGACCCGCGCGTCCGGTGGCTCGACGCCGCCGCCCCTGACCTGGTCGGACGGGCGCTCGACGTCGTCTCGGCGGCCGACGCCGGCACCCTGCCGGAGCCCGGCCGGGAGCCCGTCCGCCGTAGTCTGGGCTCATGA
- the dapF gene encoding diaminopimelate epimerase, with translation MTSQPTRFTKGHGTHNDFVLLADTRGDLELTPERVRVLADRRGGIGGDGVIRLAPTASIARAGETVADQVLAEEPAAIWFMDYRNADGSVAEMCGNGVRVFTAFAESLGLVDLDATELALGTRAGVRRVRKDTGPDGERWYAVDMGLWRLPGGDDAAAAGADAAVAVRGWTAPRPALSVDLGNPHTVVALGSVDELAGLDLTQAPQVAPVPPHGTNVELVVPLGETPTDDGVVGRVRMRVHERGVGETQSCGTGAVAAALAVRTWAAAGGRTPVDTWFVEVPGGLLRVRALPGGHAELAGPAELVFTGETTL, from the coding sequence ATGACGAGCCAGCCGACGCGCTTCACGAAGGGCCACGGCACCCACAACGACTTCGTCCTCCTCGCCGACACGCGCGGCGACCTCGAGCTCACGCCCGAGCGCGTGCGCGTGCTCGCCGACCGCCGCGGCGGCATCGGCGGCGACGGCGTCATCCGGCTCGCGCCGACCGCCTCGATCGCCCGCGCCGGCGAGACCGTGGCCGACCAGGTGCTCGCCGAGGAGCCCGCCGCGATCTGGTTCATGGACTACCGCAACGCCGACGGCTCCGTCGCCGAGATGTGCGGCAACGGCGTGCGCGTGTTCACCGCCTTCGCCGAGTCGCTCGGGCTCGTCGACCTCGACGCGACCGAGCTCGCGCTCGGCACGCGCGCCGGCGTCAGGCGCGTCCGCAAGGACACCGGCCCCGACGGCGAGCGCTGGTACGCCGTCGACATGGGCCTCTGGCGCCTGCCCGGCGGCGACGACGCCGCGGCCGCGGGGGCCGACGCCGCCGTCGCCGTGCGCGGCTGGACCGCCCCGCGGCCCGCCCTGTCGGTCGACCTCGGCAACCCGCACACGGTCGTCGCGCTCGGCTCCGTCGACGAGCTGGCCGGCCTCGACCTCACCCAGGCGCCCCAGGTCGCCCCCGTGCCGCCCCACGGCACCAACGTCGAGCTCGTGGTGCCCCTGGGCGAGACGCCGACGGACGACGGCGTCGTCGGGCGCGTCCGCATGCGCGTGCACGAGCGCGGCGTGGGGGAGACGCAGTCGTGCGGGACGGGCGCCGTCGCGGCGGCGCTCGCGGTGCGCACGTGGGCGGCGGCAGGCGGCCGCACGCCGGTCGACACCTGGTTCGTCGAGGTCCCCGGGGGGCTGCTGCGCGTGCGCGCGCTGCCCGGCGGGCACGCCGAGCTCGCCGGCCCGGCCGAGCTCGTCTTCACGGGCGAGACCACGCTGTAG
- a CDS encoding YwaF family protein, producing MTLTLFGPAWTGTLVVLLLVGVGTHHLLRGRDLAGRRRGLAVLAVVDLLSSVSFHLAYLSDPDVHFPLWQNLPLHLCTIVSFLVLPAVLKDARPLQVICFFPGALAGFLTWFSAQPMYFEQRLLDPKLGFFVAHGLNFVIPALMATLGIYRPTARDAVRSVFYVVGLGLAVLPVTLLLRAVADPGANYMYVFGGEGAGILDLFYSFVPVPLLYLFPLLAVITPVLLGQWGAYRAYRWVSGRLDRRTWLRTREVVAGVAEVAAGLAGGR from the coding sequence ATGACGCTGACCCTCTTCGGCCCCGCCTGGACCGGGACGCTCGTCGTCCTGCTCCTCGTGGGCGTCGGCACCCACCACCTGCTGCGCGGGCGCGACCTCGCCGGGCGGCGCCGCGGCCTGGCCGTGCTGGCCGTGGTGGACCTGCTCTCCTCGGTGTCGTTCCACCTGGCCTACCTGTCCGACCCGGACGTGCACTTCCCGCTGTGGCAGAACCTGCCCCTGCACCTGTGCACGATCGTGTCGTTCCTGGTGCTGCCGGCCGTGCTCAAGGACGCGCGCCCGCTCCAGGTGATCTGCTTCTTCCCCGGGGCGCTCGCCGGGTTCCTCACCTGGTTCTCGGCGCAGCCCATGTACTTCGAGCAGCGCCTGCTGGACCCCAAGCTGGGGTTCTTCGTCGCGCACGGGCTCAACTTCGTGATCCCGGCCCTCATGGCGACGCTCGGCATCTACCGCCCGACGGCGCGCGACGCCGTGCGGTCGGTCTTCTACGTCGTCGGGCTGGGGCTGGCGGTCCTGCCGGTCACGCTGCTGCTGCGCGCCGTGGCCGACCCGGGCGCGAACTACATGTACGTGTTCGGCGGCGAGGGGGCCGGGATCCTCGACCTGTTCTACTCGTTCGTCCCGGTGCCGTTGCTGTACCTGTTCCCGCTGCTCGCGGTCATCACGCCGGTGCTGCTGGGGCAGTGGGGCGCGTACCGGGCCTACCGGTGGGTGTCGGGGCGGCTGGACCGCCGGACCTGGCTGCGGACCCGGGAGGTCGTGGCCGGCGTCGCGGAGGTCGCGGCGGGGCTCGCCGGAGGCAGGTGA
- a CDS encoding class I SAM-dependent methyltransferase, whose protein sequence is MTVRIAGRDVEVEVAPGVFSPGRVDLGTQVLLREVPTPPARGDLLDLGCGWGPLTLTLATESPEATVWAVDVSERALDLTRRNAERLGLGNVRACLPDDVPADVAFAAIWSNPPIRVGKDVLHGMLRHWLPRLAPTSADGEGAWLVVQKNLGSDSLARWIEAELDLPVERTNSAKGYRVLRVTR, encoded by the coding sequence ATGACGGTGCGCATCGCGGGGCGCGACGTCGAGGTCGAGGTCGCGCCGGGGGTCTTCTCCCCCGGCCGCGTCGACCTGGGCACCCAGGTGCTCCTGCGGGAGGTGCCCACGCCGCCCGCCCGGGGCGACCTGCTGGACCTCGGCTGCGGCTGGGGCCCGCTGACCCTGACCCTCGCGACCGAGTCGCCCGAGGCGACCGTGTGGGCCGTCGACGTCTCGGAGCGGGCGCTCGACCTCACGCGCCGCAACGCCGAGCGGCTCGGCCTGGGCAACGTCCGCGCGTGCCTGCCCGACGACGTCCCCGCCGACGTCGCGTTCGCGGCGATCTGGTCGAACCCGCCGATCCGCGTGGGCAAGGACGTGCTGCACGGCATGCTGCGGCACTGGCTGCCCCGCCTGGCACCGACGTCGGCGGACGGCGAGGGCGCGTGGCTCGTGGTGCAGAAGAACCTGGGCTCCGACTCGCTCGCCCGCTGGATCGAGGCGGAGCTGGACCTGCCGGTCGAGCGCACGAACAGCGCGAAGGGCTACCGGGTCCTGCGCGTCACGCGCTGA